In the Candidatus Baltobacteraceae bacterium genome, one interval contains:
- a CDS encoding invasion associated locus B family protein: MKRISLLACLLLLVAQPAIAQQAAPASQARINITGWRLECDAQTKLACHLSNQITQLPTGGLIISMTMVPVANGKIQLTMQVPLGAAVGTPISVNLGNGVTQNYPYLTCSQQGCFATATVQDAVLTAMRAGKVEMKVTYTILDQTLTPHDINASIALTGFPEVYDKLK; this comes from the coding sequence ATGAAACGAATCTCTCTTCTCGCCTGCCTGCTTCTTCTCGTCGCACAACCGGCGATCGCGCAGCAAGCTGCGCCCGCCTCGCAAGCGCGCATCAATATTACCGGATGGCGCCTCGAATGCGATGCGCAGACGAAGCTCGCGTGCCACCTCAGCAATCAGATTACCCAGTTGCCGACCGGAGGTCTGATCATCTCGATGACGATGGTCCCGGTTGCCAATGGAAAGATCCAGCTGACGATGCAGGTCCCGCTCGGCGCGGCGGTGGGCACGCCGATCAGCGTCAACTTGGGCAACGGCGTAACGCAGAACTATCCGTATCTGACATGCTCGCAGCAAGGATGCTTCGCGACCGCAACCGTGCAGGACGCCGTGCTGACGGCGATGCGCGCAGGCAAAGTCGAGATGAAAGTGACGTACACGATTCTCGATCAGACCTTGACGCCGCACGACATCAATGCGTCGATCGCGTTGACCGGTTTCCCCGAAGTCTACGACAAGCTGAAGTAG
- a CDS encoding aspartate/glutamate racemase family protein: MKTVGLVHAVLPALAPMRDVLAQRLPDVRLINVLDEGLLSEAERLGGLVPETLDRMEIVIGLLQKANVDAVLLTCTAYSTAVPEMRRRFGSLPIMAVDQTMVDKAIVLGRRIGVLATVQAGLDQQVVLLNEAAARTGTVIEIVPSFHAAAMEALRRGDRDTHDRILLDALPSLLERVDVALLAQVSMSPLTAKLPANLQKPVLSSPALAAERLIEILAAA, translated from the coding sequence ATGAAAACCGTCGGCCTCGTCCACGCGGTCCTGCCCGCGCTCGCGCCGATGCGCGACGTGCTGGCGCAGCGTCTTCCGGATGTACGCCTCATCAATGTGCTCGATGAAGGTCTGCTTTCGGAGGCAGAGCGCTTGGGCGGTCTCGTTCCCGAGACGCTGGATCGCATGGAAATCGTAATCGGCCTGCTGCAAAAAGCTAACGTCGATGCGGTGTTATTGACGTGCACGGCATATTCGACGGCCGTTCCTGAGATGCGCAGACGCTTCGGTTCGCTGCCGATCATGGCCGTGGATCAAACGATGGTCGACAAAGCGATCGTGCTCGGACGACGCATCGGCGTGCTCGCGACCGTTCAGGCCGGACTCGATCAGCAAGTCGTTCTGCTCAACGAGGCGGCCGCTCGCACGGGGACGGTGATCGAGATCGTTCCAAGCTTTCACGCAGCCGCCATGGAGGCGTTGCGTCGCGGCGATCGCGACACGCACGATCGCATACTCTTGGATGCGTTGCCTTCGCTGCTCGAGCGCGTCGACGTCGCGCTTCTCGCGCAAGTCAGCATGTCGCCGCTGACGGCAAAGCTGCCGGCGAACCTTCAGAAGCCGGTTCTCAGCAGTCCCGCGCTTGCCGCAGAACGTCTCATCGAAATCTTAGCCGCCGCATAA